Proteins from a genomic interval of Marmota flaviventris isolate mMarFla1 chromosome 8, mMarFla1.hap1, whole genome shotgun sequence:
- the Cldn8 gene encoding claudin-8 — translation MATYALQIAGLVLGGVGMVGTVAVTIMPQWRVSAFIGSNIVVFENLWEGLWMNCMRHANIRMQCKVYDSLLALSPDLQASRGLMCAASVLSFLAFMTAILGMKCTRCTGDNENMKSRILLTSGIIFIVTGMLVLIPVSWVANSIIRDFYNPIVDAAQKRELGEALYIGWTTALVLIAGGALFCCAFCGTEKSSSYRYSIPSHRTTQKSFHMEKKSPSIYSKSQYV, via the coding sequence ATGGCAACCTACGCTCTGCAAATCGCTGGACTGGTGCTTGGTGGAGTTGGCATGGTGGGCACGGTGGCTGTCACCATCATGCCTCAGTGGAGGGTGTCTGCCTTCATTGGAAGCAACATCGTGGTGTTTGAAAACCTCTGGGAAGGACTGTGGATGAATTGCATGAGGCATGCCAACATCAGGATGCAATGCAAAGTCTATGATTCCCTGCTGGCTCTTTCTCCAGACCTACAGGCTTCCCGAGGATTGATGTGTGCAGCTTCTGTGCTGTCCTTCCTGGCTTTTATGACAGCCATCCTTGGCATGAAGTGTACCAGGTGTACTGGGGACAACGAGAACATGAAGAGTCGCATCCTGCTAACGTCTGGAATCATCTTCATTGTCACAGGCATGTTGGTGCTCATCCCTGTGAGCTGGGTTGCCAATTCCATCATCAGAGACTTCTACAACCCCATAGTGGACGCTGCCCAGAAACGTGAGCTGGGAGAAGCCCTCTACATAGGTTGGACCACAGCACTGGTGCTGATTGCTGGAGGGGCACTATTCTGCTGTGCCTTCTGTGGCACTGAAAAGAGCAGTAGCTACAGATACTCAATACCATCTCACCGCACCACTCAGAAGAGCTTTCACATGGAAAAGAAGTCTCCGAGCATATATTCCAAAAGTCAGTATGTGTAG